A segment of the bacterium genome:
CAACGGCAACGGCAAAGATCCGGCTGACCCCGATACGAAAAAATTTGACACCGACAATTATAAAAACATCGGTTTCCGGGTCGCGCAGGGGATCGGCAAAAACCTGACCATCGGCGGCTTTTATTATACGGGCAAGGAGCGCCTGGCCTCCACGGACAATACGGTCCAGTACGTAGGCCCTGATGTCAACCTGCTGCTGGGCAAACTGGAACTGACGGCGCAATATCTTGAGCGCACCGACAGCAATCCATTTCTGCTGGAACAGGAAAAAGAGCTGAAAACCAAAGCGGCCGTCGTGGAGGCGATCTTTGCACCGCAATTGGATCGTTCCCGGTTTTACTTTTCCGCTCTGTACAACGACATCAAGCAGGAAAAGGAACTCTATCAAACGTTCACTCTGGCCGGCACGTATCTACTGGCCAGAAATCTGCGCGGATCGCTGGAGCTGACGCGCGATTTGATCAAGGATCAGAACAGAATCGTCCTGGGGATTGTCACCGGTTTTTAGGCGTGCTAAAAAAGGCGCAAGCACGTCTTGCGCCTTTTGCTTTTCCGCCTGTAGCCTCCATCGAGGCAGGCCTCTTGGGAAAAAAGCATGAACCGCTCTGCATAAGCAAAAAGATCCTGAGCCATCGGCGGGAGCGAGGGGAACCCGTGTGCGATAACATGGAATGGCCGCTGTTGATCACACTGGCGCTCTTTACCCTGTCCTTTGGAATGATCGGATTCTCAGAGTATTTCACGAGCCGGCAGATCATGGTCCTCAGGCTCGCGTTCTACAAAGACCACACCGTCCTTTGCAGCCTGGAACGAAAAGGCTGCCGGCCTGCCCTGTCGTCGGGATGACAGACCTTGGCGCAGTCCGCACAGGTGGATAAAGCCGCACGGATCGTCTTTTCTACCAATCAAGACTTGGACAACCTCCAGGCAGGGGTGGAATTGCAAAGCCGCAGGGGCACCGCCCTGCTTACACCCCTTTTCTGCCATCTCGGCGATCTGGACATGTTCGACAATTTTCAGCAGACGCTGTTCCGTGAGCCAGCATACAGTGGTGTGCATGTCTTTAACGGGCATCAAAGCGCCACAAAGAGGCTGTACCAGCGATGGCGCTGTGAACAATTTTTCGCTCCGGAGGGGCCGGTATTCATTCTTTTTGGCTTCGGCCGTTCCGCCCGAATGCTGATCATGCACATCCTTCAGGATCCTGCGTGCATGTCTGAGGATGAGATCCTGATTGTCACGAACAGGCCGCCGGTCGGTTTTGACATGGAGCAGGCGTGGCACGAAGGCTGTGAAAAGTAATCCGGGCCGTGTAAAATCCATAAGCCCATCATCAACGATATGCACCTTTCCGCCACCTGGACCATGCGCAAACGCCACGTGCAACCGCACGACAAGCCGATACTGGCCTTTGTCTGCCGCGATAATGACATCGCGAACTTGGATTTAGCCATCTCGATCAAACTCAGAGGCCCCGCAGGGTCTTTTCCGTCCCATGCTGAATCGCGCTGAACAGGCTGTAAAACCGGTTTCTGGATGACAACGCACATTTTTATTGACTATTGTTTTAAAATAAGTTATACTATAAAATCAAGTCTGATACCAATCTTCCTGCCAAACTCATGAGGTACGCATGTCGCCCATGCTCTGCGTTTTGTCTGCTCTCGCCACCACGCTGATTATGGCGGGCTGTCGAACCACTCCGTTGACCAGAAAAGCACCGGCTGATTACATCACCAAAGAGCTGGCCAAATTTGCGCCGGTGGAGCTTAAGGCCGATCTGTCCCATCTGTCCGCCGATGATAAAAAATGTCTAAGGAAATTGATCCAAGCAGCAGAGCTCATCGACCAGCTGTTTTTACGTCAGGTCGATCCGCAAAATCCGCAGCTGCTGGAGAGGTTGGAAAAAAATCAGGATCAACCTTATCTGGATTTTTTCAGAATCATGTACGGCCCTTGGAATCGACTGGATCACGATAAACCATTTCTCAACGACCGCGCCAAGCCGGCGGGGGCCGGGTTTTATCCGCCGGATATGACCAAGGAAGAGTTCGAGGCGGCGATGGCAAAAAATCCGGATCAGCGGAAACGGTTTGAAAGCAATTTCACCGTCATCCGCCGCGTCAAGGGAGAACTGCGCGCGATCTCGTACCATCTGGCCTATCAACCCTACACCAAGCAGATCAGTGAGCTGCTGGAGGAGGCGGCCGCGCTGACCGACGACGCGGCGCTGAAGAAATTCCTGCGCCTGCGCAGCCGCGCGTTTCTTACCGACAACTATTACGAATCCGACCTGGCCTGGATGGATCTGAACGGTGATCTGGAAGTGGTCATCGGTCCCTATGAGGTATACGAGGATAATCTATTCAACTACAAGGCCGCTTATGAAGCATTTCTCTGTGTAGTGGACAAACCGGCGAGCGAAAAGCTGGCGGCCGCCTCCCGCTATCTGCGAGAGATGGAGGCGCATCTGCCCATTGCGGATGAGTACAAATCCAGTCGTGGCCTGGCCTCGCCCATCAAGGTGGTGCAGGAGGTACTGTCCGCCGGCGACACCAAAGCCGGGGTACAGACCACTGCTTTCAATCTACCCAACGACGAGCGGGTACGCGAGGCGAAGGGATCAAAAAAAGTAATGCTGAAAAACGTGGCCCAGGCCAAGTATGAGAAATGCTGGATCCCCATCGCCCAAACCCTGTTAGCTGCCAGGCCGCTGCAGAATGTCAGCTTTGACATGTATTTCAACGACGTGCTCATGCACGAGATGAGTCACGGCCTGGGACCGGGCCTGATCACCCAGCCGAACGGCGAACGGGTCGATGTGGCCAAATTGCTCAAAGAGCACTATGCGGTCATCGAGGAGTGCAAGGCCGATGTGCTCGGCGTCTACAACCTGCTTTTTCTCATGGACAAAGGTGTTTTCCCCAAAGACGAATATGGATTGTTCGCCACCTATCTCGGCGGCATGTTCCGCTCTATCCGCTTCGGCATCAATGAAGCGCATGGCGGCGGGGTGGCCATTCAATTCAACTATCTGATGGAAAAAGGCGCGTTTTTCAGCGACAGTCAAGGGCGCTTGGATCTCGACGAAGAAAAGATGGCGCCGGCGCTAACCGAGCTGGCTCAACGTGTGCTGATGCTGCAGGCGACGGGCGATTATGTAGGAACCCAAGCGTTCGTAAACAAGTATCGTGTGATGTCGTCGGTCATGCAGAACTGTATCGATAAACTCATCGAGGCTCCGGTGGATATACGGCCGACGTTTCGTGTTGATTACTAATCACTGCGAGGTGCTCCATGAGCCCTGAACAGACGAGGCCGAAAACTCGGCCGCCTTTCGGCCTGCTGCGCAAGATTCTCCAGTCCATCCTCGAGGAGGACTTGACGCAAGTGCTGAACCTTATCAGCGGACAGAGCATCACGCTGCTGAACGGGTATTCCTGCCATATCCGGCTGTACGACGAAAAGACAGGATATCTGGTATTGGCCGGCGGCCAAGGGCCTTATGTGGATATTGCAGAACCTCTGCGGTCTCTGGACAGCCATCATCTTTCCGCGAAGGTGTTCGCTACTCGACAAACCATCGTTCTTGACTCACTGCAAACGCTGCCGGAGTTTTTAAAACTGCAGCAGGAAACGAAGCTGAGCGAGTCTGCGCAGCGCTTTTTTAAGCACGCCAAATCCCAGATCATCATGCCTATCGTGTGCAAAGGAAAATGCATCGGCATCACCAGCATTTACAGCAACGTCGAAAACTTTTTCGACAAGGAAAAAGTTAGAATTTTTGAAGACATCAACCGGATCACCGCGCTTGCCATCGAGCATCACCGGCTCAAAAAGATTCAGCAGGAAGATACAGAGGAACGCAAGCGTCGTATTCAACTGACTCATGAACTATCTGCACATTTCCGAACGCAGATCCATCTCCCAGAACTGCTTGTAACCGTGGTGCAAAAGACCTGGGAGCGCATGGGCGCGGAAGCGGTGAACCTGTTCATCCTCAATCCCAAGGACAATCAGCTGCATAAAGAGGCGACGTTCTCCGATGGCGGAGTACTGGATTTCACAGAGACCATACCCCCTGGAGCGGGTTTGACAGGCCGCACTTTCTCCAGCGATAGAGCCTTTAGCCTTCTTAATGATGCGGATGCCATCCTGCAGATGACCATTCCCTCCTACCATGAACAATATCTTCGCCTTCCTTCACGAAGCTTTAGACAGTATCTGGGAGTGCCCCTGATCAATGAGGCCGGCAATGCGTTTGGCGTTTTTGAAGTCATTAATAAAAAAAGCCGTTCCTACTCGCTCGATCATCCACAGTTGGACCGGGAGGGCTTTTCGTCCGACGATGTCGAACTGCTGCAATTGATCGCGAACATCATCTCCATCGTTATTATCGACTTACGCAAGAACAACAATTTACAGCTCCTATCCAGAATCTCCGAAAAGATCGCTTCGTCCTTCAACAGAAAGCAGATTCTGGAAACGGTCGTCCATTCCATCATCGAGCTGGATTATGATGGAGCGCTGTTGGCTTTTTTTCACAACAACCGGATAGAGGCCGTCGAATCAGGGGGATTGTCCATGGATCCGGCCGTATTATCCGGCTTGGCGATCGATCTCGCGGATTGCCAGGGTTGTCTGCAGCCGGGACGGCAACCATCCGGTCAAACAAAATGGGGCCAGCCGCTTTATCGAACCTGCCTCGATCTCGCCGATCCCTGTTGCGCGATGCCGTTCGCCGCGCTTTTGGCGCAGAAGGGTTATCAATCACTCATCTGTTTTCCGCTGATGTTGGAAGGCGCCATCATCGGAACACTGCAGGTGTTGATGAAGAACCGGTACGATTTCTCTGCGGCAGAGATCGACCTGCTGCAGGCGTTCGCCAATCAAACCGCGGTGGCGATTCAAACCTGTCAATTGTTCGAGGAAAAAAACCGGACGATAGCAACCTTGGAGCAGTTGCAGTCCATCGGCAAAGCGGTGTCCGGATTCACGAACCTGAATCAGATCCTGGACACCATTCTCAACGAAATCACCAAGCAGCCGTTCGGTTTTTCCTATGGCACTATCACTCTCAAGCTCGGCGACCGCATCAAGACCGTGGCGGGGAGCAAGAACGTTTCAGAGGAATGGATCCGTTTGTCCGATTACCCTCTGGACAGCGAGGACATTCAGGCGGACATCATCCGTAAAGGCAAACCGGAGATTCTCAAAGGATGGGATCCCCGTTTCAACAAAGAAATCTTTGAAAAGTTTGGTCACGACCGTTTGATCCGCGCTTTTGTGCCCATCAAATTCCGCTTGGAGATTTTGGGGACGCTGGAGGTGGGCGATCTGCTCCAACACCGGCCTTCCATCTCCCGCCAGGAGCTGGCGGTTTTGGAAGCCTTTATGGATTATGCCGGTATTGCCATCAAAAACGCCGGGCTGCTAAAAGCCCAGGCGCAGCGTGCGCAGAGGATGGTGAACGTCGAAGAGGCGATCGAGGAGATCATCGAGAGCAATAACCTGCCGGACATCCTGCAGAGGACGGTCCATCATGCCGTCCAACTGGCCGGCGCTGATGCCGGCTATATCGCCCTGTGCTCGAAGACGGACACGCTGCTCAAACCGGCGGCGCAGACTACATCCAGCCTGAGTGCTCCCACCATCGATTACAGCGTCTCAAGGGACATCACCGCCCGGGTTGTGCAAACCAAGCAGGTTCAAATGTATCAGGCGCCCGCAGCGCCGGGTCGGGGCTCCGCTGCACCGACGTCTCTTTCGGCCATGGCGGTTCCGCTCACCTATGAGGGTGAGGTCATCGGCGTGCTAAACGTGCTCGCGGACCGGACCAACGCATTCAGCCATGACACCCTGACCTTGATCAATATTCTAGCCGGCCAGGCCAGTCTGGTGATTCAGAAACAACGCTATTTCGATTCATTGGAATCGCTCAGTTCGCAGTTTGATTATCTGAAGGATCTTGATCTCCTCTACGAGGAGATCATCGACAAAACCAATACGACCATGGACACGCACTACAGCATTCTATGGAAGCTCAGGGATGATGGCGCGCTGGTTCCGGTGGCCGGCGCCGGGGCATTTCGTCAGCACGACTGCGTGATCCGGGAAATACCGCCGGGCAGCGATCCCCTGCAGCGCGCAGTGGCCGGTGCAGACCTGCAGAGCTATGAAGACATTCAAAAAGAGGAGGCGTTTGTCAACCAGAAGGTCGTTCGAAAATTGAAATTGCATTCCATGCTGGCGATTCCTATATTTGTTCAGAACAAAGAGATCGATGTGCTGCTGCTGAATACCTACGGGAATCGGCCGCTCCATTTTTCACGCATCGAGATGCGGCTTTACCAAATCCTGGCCATTAAAGCAAATGCCGCCATCAGTCTGGCGCTCAAGGCTTCTGAACAAGCCAAAGTGCTTGATATGTTGACCAACCATGCGCGCCTGATTGGGACGGGGCAGATCGCCATGGGGTTCGCCCACGATTCGAGGAATTCGCTTCACACCATCAACGCGCTGTTGTCCACACTGATCGACACCATCCCGGCGGCCACGCGGCAGCGGCCGGAGATCGAGGACGTCATCCATACGCTGACGGCGGAGACCGAACAGCTGGGGACCTACTTTGGACGATTGACCAACTATGCGCGTTTAGTCGATTCAGTTTTCGAGACCAATGATCTGCACGAGATCATCCAGTTCGTGGGAAAGATATTTTCGCCGAAATTGTCCAAGAAAAAGATCAACATCGATATGACGGACATCGAAGATGGAATCGGAATCGAATGCGATCGCTACCAGATCGAACAGGTTTTTATGAACTTGATCAACAATTCCATCGATGCCATTGATGAAGCGCGCACCCAGAGACTGAAAATCCACGGGCAGATCACGATTCGAGCCCGCAGGATAGCCGAGCGGGCCGAAATCTATTTCACCGACGACGGAATCGGGATCGTTCAATCCAATATTCCGCAAATCTTTGAACCCTTTTTTTCCACCAAAGGGAAAAAAGGGACCGGATTCGGCCTAACCATCTGCCGTCTGGTGGTGGAAAAAAACCACAAAGGGGTGATCTCCGTTAAATCCGATTTTGGGTCCGGCGCCACTTTCTATATCTCACTGCCGTTGAAAGCCGAGAAGAACTAAGGAGAAGAGGAAATGAATCCAGCCGCCGACATTCTCTGGTTTGAAGATGAAGAGATGGTTCTGAAATCTACAATCCCGCTGTTCAAAAAAAACAATCTGCGCGTTCAAGGCGTTCAAAATCCGCACAACGGTCTGAGCATCCTGGAAAAACAGGACATCTCGCTGGTATTATTGGATCTGCGCATGCCGGAAATGGACGGCATCAAAGTGATTCGCGAAATTAAATCCAGAAAAGCCGAAGTGCCCATCGTCCTCCTCAGCGCCTATATCCATGACCCGGAGTACAAACAGCGCCTCGACAAAAAGGACATCGTCGACTCTATCGAGAAGCCGATCCCAATGGAAACCGCAGCCTCCTTTCGTGAGATCATCCGGCGCATCCAGCGTGCCAGCAATGCCTACAAGGCCAAGCACTTTGAACCCTTTACCATTCCGTTCCATGATTATCTGACCATGGAGCCCGATCATACCCAGCTTTTACAAAAACGAGCCCAGGCCATCCACAGGCAATGGATCGAAAATCAGTGGAGAGAGCGGAAGGCCAAATGGATGATCGTCTGCGACCATACCGTCATTCGCGCCTCCTCCACGTTTGACGATTACCCTGTTCGGGAGGAGTTGGTTGAGATCGGGCAAACTTACGGGCTGATCCCTTTTGTGTTCTTTGTCGCGCCCTACAACGAAGAAAGCCGATGGACGCCTCTGCGGGATGAGGGGGACTATTACCCCACCATCCAGCTGAACGCCGCCACTAAAAACCAAAGCATCTGCATCATCGCCGATTTCGACACCGGCAATATG
Coding sequences within it:
- a CDS encoding peptidase; amino-acid sequence: MSPMLCVLSALATTLIMAGCRTTPLTRKAPADYITKELAKFAPVELKADLSHLSADDKKCLRKLIQAAELIDQLFLRQVDPQNPQLLERLEKNQDQPYLDFFRIMYGPWNRLDHDKPFLNDRAKPAGAGFYPPDMTKEEFEAAMAKNPDQRKRFESNFTVIRRVKGELRAISYHLAYQPYTKQISELLEEAAALTDDAALKKFLRLRSRAFLTDNYYESDLAWMDLNGDLEVVIGPYEVYEDNLFNYKAAYEAFLCVVDKPASEKLAAASRYLREMEAHLPIADEYKSSRGLASPIKVVQEVLSAGDTKAGVQTTAFNLPNDERVREAKGSKKVMLKNVAQAKYEKCWIPIAQTLLAARPLQNVSFDMYFNDVLMHEMSHGLGPGLITQPNGERVDVAKLLKEHYAVIEECKADVLGVYNLLFLMDKGVFPKDEYGLFATYLGGMFRSIRFGINEAHGGGVAIQFNYLMEKGAFFSDSQGRLDLDEEKMAPALTELAQRVLMLQATGDYVGTQAFVNKYRVMSSVMQNCIDKLIEAPVDIRPTFRVDY
- a CDS encoding GAF domain-containing protein, which translates into the protein MSPEQTRPKTRPPFGLLRKILQSILEEDLTQVLNLISGQSITLLNGYSCHIRLYDEKTGYLVLAGGQGPYVDIAEPLRSLDSHHLSAKVFATRQTIVLDSLQTLPEFLKLQQETKLSESAQRFFKHAKSQIIMPIVCKGKCIGITSIYSNVENFFDKEKVRIFEDINRITALAIEHHRLKKIQQEDTEERKRRIQLTHELSAHFRTQIHLPELLVTVVQKTWERMGAEAVNLFILNPKDNQLHKEATFSDGGVLDFTETIPPGAGLTGRTFSSDRAFSLLNDADAILQMTIPSYHEQYLRLPSRSFRQYLGVPLINEAGNAFGVFEVINKKSRSYSLDHPQLDREGFSSDDVELLQLIANIISIVIIDLRKNNNLQLLSRISEKIASSFNRKQILETVVHSIIELDYDGALLAFFHNNRIEAVESGGLSMDPAVLSGLAIDLADCQGCLQPGRQPSGQTKWGQPLYRTCLDLADPCCAMPFAALLAQKGYQSLICFPLMLEGAIIGTLQVLMKNRYDFSAAEIDLLQAFANQTAVAIQTCQLFEEKNRTIATLEQLQSIGKAVSGFTNLNQILDTILNEITKQPFGFSYGTITLKLGDRIKTVAGSKNVSEEWIRLSDYPLDSEDIQADIIRKGKPEILKGWDPRFNKEIFEKFGHDRLIRAFVPIKFRLEILGTLEVGDLLQHRPSISRQELAVLEAFMDYAGIAIKNAGLLKAQAQRAQRMVNVEEAIEEIIESNNLPDILQRTVHHAVQLAGADAGYIALCSKTDTLLKPAAQTTSSLSAPTIDYSVSRDITARVVQTKQVQMYQAPAAPGRGSAAPTSLSAMAVPLTYEGEVIGVLNVLADRTNAFSHDTLTLINILAGQASLVIQKQRYFDSLESLSSQFDYLKDLDLLYEEIIDKTNTTMDTHYSILWKLRDDGALVPVAGAGAFRQHDCVIREIPPGSDPLQRAVAGADLQSYEDIQKEEAFVNQKVVRKLKLHSMLAIPIFVQNKEIDVLLLNTYGNRPLHFSRIEMRLYQILAIKANAAISLALKASEQAKVLDMLTNHARLIGTGQIAMGFAHDSRNSLHTINALLSTLIDTIPAATRQRPEIEDVIHTLTAETEQLGTYFGRLTNYARLVDSVFETNDLHEIIQFVGKIFSPKLSKKKINIDMTDIEDGIGIECDRYQIEQVFMNLINNSIDAIDEARTQRLKIHGQITIRARRIAERAEIYFTDDGIGIVQSNIPQIFEPFFSTKGKKGTGFGLTICRLVVEKNHKGVISVKSDFGSGATFYISLPLKAEKN
- a CDS encoding response regulator is translated as MNPAADILWFEDEEMVLKSTIPLFKKNNLRVQGVQNPHNGLSILEKQDISLVLLDLRMPEMDGIKVIREIKSRKAEVPIVLLSAYIHDPEYKQRLDKKDIVDSIEKPIPMETAASFREIIRRIQRASNAYKAKHFEPFTIPFHDYLTMEPDHTQLLQKRAQAIHRQWIENQWRERKAKWMIVCDHTVIRASSTFDDYPVREELVEIGQTYGLIPFVFFVAPYNEESRWTPLRDEGDYYPTIQLNAATKNQSICIIADFDTGNMTSLFDLELLEKNKVVEIDYHFDFFHFNKHHDHEISYYVKKLLIELVDENNRKRVQNMPCYLVQNWGLSPFTEINPDRSGLVGRDVFKKFSIVVVLDGKHKRTKIYYD